A genomic window from Synechococcus sp. CBW1107 includes:
- the ruvA gene encoding Holliday junction branch migration protein RuvA produces the protein MIGWLQGHVAEPWQQGNRCGLLLACAGVGYEVQITRRHWELLPPAGSPLSLYTHQSVRDDGWTLFGFGARHERDLFRLLVAVSGVGPQMALALLGTMPCEELVQAIVQADLRRLCRAPGVGKRTAERLAVELRGKLAESFGAAAAAGDDDLLDGATGGSGGDPGPAASTREELQLTLTALGYEPLEISRALRALGREGLDPAHDAEAWLSACLRWLAREAA, from the coding sequence ATGATCGGCTGGCTGCAAGGCCATGTGGCAGAGCCGTGGCAGCAGGGCAACCGCTGCGGGCTCCTGCTGGCCTGCGCCGGCGTGGGCTACGAGGTGCAGATCACCCGCCGCCACTGGGAGCTGCTGCCACCGGCGGGCAGCCCGCTCAGCCTCTACACGCACCAGTCGGTTCGTGACGACGGCTGGACGCTCTTCGGTTTCGGGGCCCGCCACGAGCGCGATCTGTTCCGTCTGCTGGTGGCCGTGAGCGGCGTCGGACCCCAGATGGCCCTGGCTCTGCTGGGCACCATGCCCTGCGAGGAGCTGGTGCAGGCCATCGTTCAGGCCGACCTGCGCCGTCTCTGCCGGGCGCCCGGGGTGGGCAAACGCACGGCCGAGCGGCTGGCGGTGGAGCTGCGCGGCAAGCTGGCGGAGAGCTTCGGGGCGGCCGCCGCCGCTGGCGATGACGACCTGCTCGATGGGGCGACCGGCGGCTCAGGCGGTGATCCGGGGCCGGCAGCCTCCACTCGCGAGGAACTGCAGCTGACCCTCACGGCCCTGGGCTACGAGCCCCTGGAGATCAGCCGTGCCCTGCGGGCCCTCGGCCGGGAGGGCCTCGATCCGGCCCACGACGCCGAGGCCTGGCTGAGCGCCTGCCTGCGCTGGCTCGCCCGCGAGGCCGCCTGA
- a CDS encoding STAS domain-containing protein: protein MTVSLRGGFERREECLLFSFTGQLDAYSDKQFRDFITEHRGTDKRAVLLDLTHIDFIDSSGLGVLVQLAKQCADDKVGFVMVGNARVIQTVKLVRLEQFLHLQPDLNTALAALAKP, encoded by the coding sequence TTGACCGTATCTCTGCGGGGCGGCTTCGAGCGACGGGAGGAGTGTCTGCTGTTCAGCTTCACCGGCCAGCTCGACGCCTACTCCGACAAGCAGTTCCGCGATTTCATCACCGAGCACCGCGGGACCGACAAGCGGGCGGTGCTGCTGGATCTCACCCACATCGATTTCATCGATTCCTCCGGTCTGGGGGTGCTGGTGCAGCTGGCCAAGCAGTGTGCCGATGACAAGGTCGGCTTTGTGATGGTGGGCAATGCCCGCGTGATCCAGACGGTGAAACTGGTGCGGCTGGAGCAGTTCCTGCACCTCCAGCCCGATCTGAACACGGCCCTGGCCGCCCTTGCCAAACCCTGA
- a CDS encoding ribonuclease III domain-containing protein, with the protein MRQIQPDPRHRLQPETLGALQLAWLGDAVWELHQRLRHCHQAGRPEELHQAVVARVRAQAQARALQRLEPLLDDRERDLVRRGRNRAGRGPRGGDPASYGRATGFETMVGWLFLRNPERLAQLLDHLDETDLSDPLPSDP; encoded by the coding sequence TTGCGCCAGATCCAGCCAGATCCCCGGCACCGTCTCCAGCCCGAGACCCTCGGCGCCCTCCAGCTCGCCTGGCTGGGGGACGCGGTGTGGGAGCTCCACCAGCGCCTGCGCCACTGCCATCAGGCGGGCCGCCCCGAGGAGCTGCACCAGGCGGTGGTGGCCCGGGTGCGGGCCCAGGCCCAGGCCCGGGCGCTGCAGCGCCTGGAGCCGCTGCTGGATGACCGGGAGCGCGACCTGGTGCGCCGCGGCCGCAACCGGGCCGGCCGGGGACCTCGCGGCGGTGATCCGGCCAGCTATGGCCGTGCCACGGGATTTGAGACAATGGTGGGCTGGCTCTTTTTGCGGAATCCCGAGCGGCTTGCCCAGCTTCTGGATCATCTGGACGAGACCGACCTTTCTGACCCTTTGCCGAGCGACCCATGA
- the carA gene encoding glutamine-hydrolyzing carbamoyl-phosphate synthase small subunit → MIGTLDTLPLSAAAPAPASTTESASGRPAANEAVLVLADGTLLRGTAFGARGTVIGEVVFNTGMTGYQEVMTDPSYSGQLVTFTYPELGNTGVNPEDQEADAPHVRGVIARQLAPIPSSWRSRGDLPSWLASHGVVGIAGVDTRALVRHLRERGAMNGVISSDGTAPRELLELVRRSPSMEGLNLAVRVTTPSAYPWQQLSATGFDQRRQPSPERPYRVVAIDFGIKRAILERLTAHGCAVTVLPASSTLAEVLALEPEGVFLSNGPGDPAAVTEGIALARDLLERVDLPVFGICLGHQILGLALGGSTFKLGYGHRGLNHPCGGDGLVEITSQNHGFALEASSLPGELVEITHHNLNDRTVAALRHRHQPVFGVQYHPEASPGPHDADHHFGRFVRLMAERRP, encoded by the coding sequence ATGATCGGGACACTCGACACTCTCCCCTTGAGCGCTGCAGCCCCCGCTCCGGCCAGCACCACCGAGTCCGCCAGCGGCCGCCCGGCCGCCAACGAGGCCGTGCTGGTGCTGGCGGATGGCACCCTGCTGCGGGGCACGGCCTTCGGGGCGCGCGGCACCGTCATCGGTGAAGTGGTGTTCAACACCGGCATGACGGGGTACCAGGAGGTGATGACCGATCCCAGCTACTCCGGTCAGCTGGTGACCTTCACCTATCCGGAACTGGGGAACACCGGTGTCAACCCGGAGGATCAGGAGGCCGATGCCCCCCATGTGCGCGGCGTGATCGCCCGCCAGCTGGCGCCCATCCCCAGCAGCTGGCGCAGCCGGGGCGACCTGCCCAGCTGGCTGGCCTCCCATGGGGTGGTGGGCATCGCCGGGGTGGACACCCGCGCCCTGGTGCGCCACCTGCGCGAGCGGGGGGCCATGAACGGCGTGATCAGCAGCGATGGCACCGCCCCCCGCGAGCTGCTGGAGCTGGTGCGCCGCAGCCCCTCGATGGAGGGACTCAACCTGGCCGTGCGGGTGACCACCCCGAGCGCCTACCCCTGGCAGCAACTCAGCGCCACCGGCTTCGATCAGCGCCGGCAACCGTCGCCCGAGCGGCCCTATCGGGTGGTGGCGATCGATTTCGGCATCAAACGGGCCATCCTCGAGCGACTCACGGCCCATGGCTGCGCCGTCACGGTGCTTCCTGCCAGCAGCACCCTCGCCGAGGTGCTGGCGCTTGAGCCGGAGGGGGTCTTCCTCTCCAACGGCCCGGGCGATCCGGCGGCGGTCACGGAAGGCATCGCCCTGGCCAGGGATCTGCTCGAACGCGTCGATCTGCCGGTGTTCGGCATCTGCCTGGGCCACCAGATCCTGGGGCTGGCCCTCGGTGGCAGCACCTTCAAGCTGGGATACGGCCACCGTGGTCTGAACCACCCCTGCGGCGGCGACGGACTGGTGGAGATCACCAGCCAGAACCACGGCTTCGCGCTCGAGGCCAGCTCACTGCCCGGGGAGCTGGTGGAGATCACCCACCACAACCTCAACGACCGCACCGTGGCGGCCCTGCGCCATCGCCATCAGCCGGTGTTCGGCGTTCAGTACCACCCCGAAGCCAGCCCCGGCCCCCACGACGCGGACCACCACTTCGGCCGGTTCGTGCGCCTGATGGCCGAGCGTCGCCCCTGA
- a CDS encoding DUF1816 domain-containing protein, with translation MNPLIRLLRGMANGLGVAWWARVETQEPHVIYWFGPFVRRGDLEAKLPVFLDDVNSEQPGSIEHELMQVRRGEPLTEDLEPG, from the coding sequence ATGAACCCCTTGATTCGGCTGCTCAGAGGCATGGCCAACGGTCTTGGGGTGGCCTGGTGGGCCCGGGTGGAAACCCAGGAGCCGCATGTCATCTACTGGTTCGGGCCCTTCGTGCGCCGGGGGGATCTGGAGGCGAAACTTCCTGTTTTTCTCGATGATGTCAACAGCGAGCAGCCGGGCTCGATCGAACACGAACTGATGCAGGTCCGCCGCGGTGAACCCCTCACCGAAGACCTGGAGCCTGGCTGA
- the rpsO gene encoding 30S ribosomal protein S15 encodes MPLDTTKKQELINSHQTHGTDTGSVEVQVAMLSERVTQLTGHLQKNKHDFSSRQGLLKMIGRRKRLLGYLRAESEERYSQLIAKLGIRG; translated from the coding sequence ATGCCGCTCGATACCACCAAGAAGCAGGAACTGATCAACTCCCACCAGACCCACGGCACCGACACCGGTTCGGTCGAGGTTCAGGTGGCGATGCTGAGCGAGCGGGTGACCCAGCTCACCGGCCACCTGCAGAAGAACAAGCACGACTTCTCCTCCCGCCAGGGGCTGCTGAAGATGATCGGCCGCCGCAAGCGCCTGCTCGGTTACCTGCGCGCCGAAAGCGAAGAGCGCTACAGCCAGCTGATCGCCAAACTCGGCATCCGGGGCTGA
- the rlmB gene encoding 23S rRNA (guanosine(2251)-2'-O)-methyltransferase RlmB, with the protein MSQRFERRRPKGAGSGDRPTGGARGGKPSRFGGPRPEWRDSGGGGREGREGRDGREDRPRDSRGGYRPDAPRRESFQRPQGEGRPAGRPTRVIGARPAARRFDDQRPGAGRRPEGRFEGRPERRPEGRPEGRPEGRPEGRDQGRRPSFRAPRFSRPDGDRPRFQPGRPPARPSRFSEPEAPGPEASGSSERFGAEPADDLVWGRHPAQAALEGDRPIHRIWCTPELRFAPRFLQLLRDAKANGVLVEEVTWARLGQISGGAVHQGIVLQAAAAETLDLASLIDGCSTIGEAPLLMAVDGLTDPHNLGAIVRSAEALGAHGLVLPQRRNAGLTGSVAKVAAGALEHLPVARVVNLNRSIEQLKDAGYRVVGLAEEGNVSLMEADLDGPLVVVTGSEAQGLSMLTRKHCDQLIRIPLRGATPSLNASVATALLLYEIARRGWMKNISGNAPAPRLVRPQVPTTAAASSIPAVAPDQEAVQEEPVQTATAGEDTTTTVAAEPAPETTTPETDACGDPAPQATVEIQDLIEELVEQIDEEEIQEDSQDRIQDGTPEAAPEAAPEDQPAELELQVALPEAIELTFTPPTGSPFQGDIRL; encoded by the coding sequence ATGAGCCAACGTTTTGAGCGCCGCAGGCCCAAGGGTGCCGGTTCCGGTGATCGCCCCACCGGGGGAGCCAGGGGAGGCAAACCCTCCCGCTTCGGCGGGCCCCGTCCCGAATGGCGCGACTCCGGTGGTGGCGGTCGCGAGGGGCGTGAAGGGCGCGACGGCCGTGAGGACCGCCCCAGGGACAGCCGGGGTGGCTACCGCCCGGACGCCCCCCGGCGTGAAAGCTTCCAGCGTCCCCAGGGGGAGGGCCGCCCTGCCGGCCGCCCCACCCGCGTGATCGGCGCCCGCCCCGCGGCGCGGCGTTTCGACGACCAGCGTCCGGGAGCGGGCCGCCGGCCTGAGGGCCGCTTCGAGGGCAGGCCCGAGCGCCGCCCGGAGGGCCGCCCCGAAGGACGTCCCGAAGGACGTCCCGAGGGCCGTGATCAGGGCCGCCGGCCCAGCTTCAGGGCACCCCGCTTCAGCCGACCCGATGGCGACAGGCCCCGCTTCCAGCCGGGTCGTCCCCCCGCCCGCCCGTCCCGATTCAGCGAGCCCGAAGCCCCGGGTCCTGAGGCCAGCGGCAGCTCCGAGCGTTTCGGCGCCGAGCCCGCCGACGACCTCGTCTGGGGCCGTCACCCGGCCCAGGCCGCCCTGGAGGGGGATCGTCCGATCCACCGGATCTGGTGCACCCCGGAACTGCGCTTCGCCCCACGCTTCCTGCAACTGCTGCGCGATGCCAAGGCCAACGGTGTGCTGGTGGAGGAAGTCACCTGGGCGCGCCTGGGCCAGATCAGCGGCGGCGCCGTGCACCAGGGGATCGTGCTGCAGGCCGCAGCGGCGGAAACCCTGGATCTGGCCAGCCTGATCGACGGCTGCAGCACGATCGGCGAAGCACCGCTGCTGATGGCGGTCGACGGGCTCACCGATCCCCACAATCTGGGAGCGATCGTGCGCAGCGCCGAGGCCCTCGGCGCCCATGGCCTGGTGCTGCCGCAGCGGCGCAACGCGGGCCTCACCGGCTCGGTGGCCAAGGTGGCGGCCGGGGCCCTGGAGCACCTGCCCGTGGCCCGGGTGGTGAACCTCAACCGCTCGATCGAGCAGCTCAAGGACGCGGGCTACCGCGTCGTGGGACTGGCCGAGGAAGGCAACGTGAGCCTGATGGAGGCCGATCTCGATGGCCCCCTGGTGGTGGTCACCGGCTCGGAGGCCCAGGGCCTCTCGATGCTCACCCGCAAGCACTGCGACCAGTTGATCCGCATCCCCCTGCGCGGGGCAACCCCAAGCCTGAACGCGTCGGTGGCCACGGCCCTGCTGCTCTACGAGATCGCCCGGCGGGGCTGGATGAAGAACATCAGCGGCAACGCCCCGGCACCGCGGCTGGTGCGGCCCCAGGTGCCCACCACCGCGGCCGCCAGCAGCATCCCGGCCGTGGCCCCCGATCAGGAGGCCGTCCAGGAGGAGCCGGTCCAGACGGCCACGGCAGGCGAGGACACCACGACGACCGTCGCCGCCGAACCAGCGCCGGAGACCACAACCCCGGAGACTGACGCCTGCGGCGATCCAGCTCCTCAGGCGACCGTCGAGATCCAGGACCTGATCGAGGAGCTGGTCGAGCAGATCGACGAGGAGGAGATTCAGGAGGACAGTCAGGACCGGATCCAGGACGGGACTCCGGAGGCGGCTCCAGAGGCGGCTCCGGAGGACCAGCCTGCCGAGCTGGAGCTTCAGGTGGCCCTCCCCGAAGCCATCGAGCTGACCTTCACGCCCCCCACCGGCTCGCCCTTCCAGGGGGACATCCGCCTGTGA
- a CDS encoding PAM68 family protein yields MAAKRKPLPFEPERQPRAGATAKAGTKAKAGAKAKVGAQAQPRGSQVIPPAVANRMARRIGVATGVPSVLGMGVFIGSYLLVSRGILDVPPVVTLASSGGLFLLGVLGLSYGVLSASWEQEPGTLLGTEQIGTNIARMKASIKAIRQGSGA; encoded by the coding sequence ATGGCGGCCAAGCGCAAGCCTCTGCCGTTCGAGCCGGAGCGTCAGCCCAGGGCCGGCGCCACAGCCAAGGCCGGTACGAAAGCCAAGGCCGGCGCGAAAGCCAAGGTCGGTGCCCAGGCTCAGCCCAGGGGTTCCCAGGTGATTCCACCGGCCGTGGCCAACCGCATGGCCCGCCGCATCGGTGTGGCCACCGGTGTCCCGTCCGTGCTGGGCATGGGCGTGTTCATCGGCAGCTACCTGCTGGTGAGCCGCGGCATCCTCGACGTGCCGCCCGTGGTCACCCTGGCCAGCTCCGGGGGGCTGTTTCTGCTGGGCGTGCTCGGCCTGAGCTACGGCGTGCTCTCCGCCAGCTGGGAGCAGGAGCCGGGCACCCTCCTGGGCACCGAGCAGATCGGCACCAACATCGCCCGCATGAAGGCTTCGATCAAGGCCATCCGCCAGGGCAGCGGCGCCTGA
- the gatA gene encoding Asp-tRNA(Asn)/Glu-tRNA(Gln) amidotransferase subunit GatA, translated as MGIAEWRGRLERGEVSARELTDQHLARIEAVEGTLHSFLEVTAERARADADRIDAARAAGESLPPLAGIPLAIKDNLCTKGIRTTCSSRMLEHFVPPYESTVTERLWQAGGILIGKTNLDEFAMGSSTETSAFGPSRNPWDPERVPGGSSGGSAAAVAAGECVASLGSDTGGSIRQPAAFCGVVGLKPTYGRVSRWGLVAFASSLDQVGPFSTSVADAAELLQVIAGEDRRDGTCLRAPVPDYSAALQAPVKGLRVGLVKECFEADGLDPQVKSSVLAAAAQLEALGCELVEVSCPRFNDGIATYYVIAPSEASANLARYDGVKYGYRSEQAGSLAEMTARSRAEGFGDEVQRRILIGTYALSAGYVDAYYKKAQQVRTLIRRDFDAAFGAVDVLLTPTSPTTAFRFGAHAEDPLAMYLADLLTIPANMAGLPAISLPCGFDDGGLPIGLQLITGVLEEPRLLQVAHHYEQAARVMDTRPTAALVP; from the coding sequence ATGGGGATCGCCGAGTGGCGTGGGCGACTGGAGCGCGGCGAGGTGTCGGCCCGGGAACTCACCGACCAGCATCTGGCCCGGATCGAGGCCGTCGAGGGCACGCTCCATTCCTTCCTGGAGGTCACAGCGGAGCGGGCCCGCGCCGATGCCGACCGCATCGATGCCGCCCGTGCCGCCGGTGAATCGCTGCCGCCCCTGGCGGGAATCCCCCTGGCCATCAAGGACAACCTCTGCACCAAAGGCATCCGCACCACCTGCTCCAGCCGGATGCTGGAGCACTTCGTGCCGCCCTATGAGTCCACCGTCACCGAGCGGTTGTGGCAGGCCGGCGGAATCCTGATCGGCAAGACCAACCTCGATGAGTTCGCCATGGGCAGCTCCACCGAGACCTCCGCCTTCGGACCCAGCCGCAACCCCTGGGACCCCGAGCGGGTACCGGGCGGGAGCTCCGGCGGCAGTGCCGCCGCCGTGGCCGCCGGCGAATGCGTCGCCTCCCTCGGATCCGACACCGGCGGCTCGATCCGCCAGCCGGCCGCCTTCTGCGGGGTGGTGGGCCTCAAGCCCACCTACGGGCGGGTGAGCCGCTGGGGCCTGGTGGCCTTCGCCAGCTCCCTCGATCAGGTGGGACCCTTCAGCACCAGCGTGGCCGATGCCGCCGAGCTGCTCCAGGTGATCGCCGGTGAGGACCGCCGTGATGGCACCTGTCTCAGGGCTCCCGTCCCCGACTACAGCGCCGCCCTGCAGGCACCCGTGAAGGGCCTGCGGGTGGGGCTGGTGAAGGAGTGCTTCGAGGCCGACGGTCTCGATCCCCAGGTGAAGTCCTCGGTGCTGGCGGCCGCCGCCCAGCTCGAAGCCCTCGGCTGCGAGCTGGTGGAGGTGAGCTGCCCCCGCTTCAACGACGGCATCGCCACCTACTACGTGATCGCCCCCTCGGAGGCCTCAGCCAACCTGGCCCGCTACGACGGTGTCAAATACGGCTACCGCTCCGAGCAGGCCGGCAGCCTGGCGGAGATGACGGCCCGCAGCCGCGCCGAGGGCTTCGGAGATGAGGTGCAGCGCCGCATCCTGATCGGCACCTATGCCCTCTCGGCCGGCTACGTGGATGCCTACTACAAGAAGGCCCAGCAGGTGCGCACGCTGATCCGCCGCGATTTCGATGCGGCCTTTGGTGCGGTGGATGTGCTGCTCACACCCACCTCTCCCACCACCGCTTTCCGCTTCGGCGCCCACGCCGAGGATCCCCTGGCGATGTACCTGGCCGATCTGCTCACCATCCCGGCGAACATGGCCGGCCTGCCGGCGATCAGCCTGCCCTGCGGCTTCGACGACGGCGGCCTGCCGATCGGCCTGCAGCTGATCACCGGCGTGCTCGAGGAGCCCCGCCTGCTGCAGGTGGCCCACCACTACGAGCAGGCCGCCCGGGTGATGGACACCAGGCCCACCGCCGCCCTGGTGCCCTGA
- a CDS encoding DNA polymerase III subunit alpha translates to MAFVPLHNHSDYSLLDGASQLPQMVERAVELGMPALALTDHGVMYGAIELLKLCRTAGIKPIIGNEMYVINGSIDDPWVKGERRYHLVVLARNDTGYRNLVKLTSLSHLRGMRGRGIFARACIDKQLLEQHREGLILATACLGGEIPQAILKGRPDVARDVARWYQQRFGADFYLEIQDHGSPEDRIVNVELVRIARELGIELIATNDAHYLSSADVEAHDALLCVLTGKLVTDEKRLRYTGTEYIKSEAEMGRLFADHLEPEVVAEAIANTAAVAEKVEAYDILGRQQMPRFPIPDGHTAVSYLAEVSEAGLRQRLHLGSHDPIDPLYGERLAFELQVMEQMGFPTYFLVVWDYIRFAREQGIPVGPGRGSAAGSLVAYALGITNIDPVSNGLLFERFLNPERKSMPDIDTDFCIERRGEVIEYVTQRYGEDKVAQIITFNRMTSKAVLKDVARVLDIPYGDADRLAKLIPVVRGKPAKLKEMIGPESPAPEFREKYENDAQVRRWVDMARRIEGTNKTFGVHAAGVVIAAEPLDSLVPLQRNNDGQVITQYFMEDVEAMGLLKMDFLGLKNLTMIDKTLDLVEQCSGERLDPDDLPPCDDDTFALLARGDLEGIFQLESSGMRQIVRDLKPSSLEDISSILALYRPGPLDAGLIPKFINRKHGREAIDFACPALEPILKETYGIMVYQEQIMRIAQDLAGYSLGEADLLRRAMGKKKVSEMEKHRSQFVEGATARGVSAAVAEALFEQMVLFAEYCFNKSHSTAYGAVTYQTAYLKAHYPVAYMAALLTVNASSTDKVQRYIANCQAMGIEVMPPDLNASGIDFTPKGEKILFGLSAVRNLGDGAIRQLLEARVQDGPFASLADLCDRIPTTLMNRRALESLIHCGALDGLEPSANRAQLMADLDLVLDWASSRARDRASGQGNLFDLFASSGSDAETPGVVSAPALQSTAPKAAPVADYPPKEKLRLEKDLVGFYLSDHPLRQLARPIRMLSPISLGRLEEQADKARVSVVAMLPEVRQVTTRKGDRMAVLQLEDLSGSAECVVFPKAYARLSDHLMVDARLMIWGSVDRRDDRVQLILDDCRAIDDLDVLLVELMADQASDITVQHRLRECLVRHRPEQEEAGVRVPVVAKVQLHDEARYVRLGHQFCVRDGAAALNTLTEAAFTARLHSALQNA, encoded by the coding sequence TTGGCCTTCGTCCCCCTCCACAACCACAGCGACTACAGCCTGCTGGATGGCGCCAGCCAGCTGCCGCAGATGGTGGAGCGGGCCGTGGAGCTGGGCATGCCCGCCCTGGCGCTCACCGATCACGGCGTCATGTATGGCGCGATCGAGCTGCTGAAGCTCTGCCGGACGGCCGGCATCAAGCCGATCATCGGCAACGAGATGTACGTGATCAACGGCTCGATCGATGATCCCTGGGTGAAGGGCGAACGCCGCTATCACCTGGTGGTGCTCGCCAGGAACGACACCGGCTACCGCAACCTCGTGAAGCTCACGAGCCTCAGCCACCTGCGCGGCATGCGCGGCCGCGGCATCTTCGCGCGGGCCTGCATCGACAAGCAGCTGCTGGAGCAGCACCGCGAAGGGCTGATCCTGGCCACCGCCTGCCTGGGCGGCGAGATTCCCCAGGCGATCCTCAAGGGCCGACCCGATGTGGCCCGCGATGTGGCCCGCTGGTACCAGCAGCGCTTCGGAGCCGACTTCTACCTGGAGATCCAGGACCACGGCTCGCCCGAAGACCGGATCGTGAACGTGGAGCTGGTGCGGATCGCCCGGGAGCTGGGCATCGAGCTGATCGCCACCAACGACGCCCACTACCTCAGCAGTGCCGATGTGGAGGCCCACGACGCCCTGCTCTGTGTGCTCACCGGCAAGCTTGTGACCGACGAGAAGCGGCTGCGCTACACGGGCACCGAATACATCAAGAGCGAAGCGGAGATGGGACGCCTCTTCGCCGATCACCTCGAGCCCGAGGTGGTGGCCGAAGCAATCGCCAACACCGCGGCGGTGGCCGAGAAGGTGGAGGCCTACGACATCCTTGGCCGCCAGCAGATGCCCCGCTTCCCGATCCCCGACGGGCACACGGCCGTGAGCTATCTGGCGGAGGTGTCGGAGGCTGGGCTGCGCCAACGGCTGCACCTGGGCAGCCACGATCCGATCGATCCGCTCTATGGCGAGCGGCTGGCCTTCGAGCTCCAGGTCATGGAGCAGATGGGCTTCCCCACCTACTTCCTGGTGGTGTGGGACTACATCCGTTTCGCGCGGGAGCAGGGCATCCCGGTGGGGCCGGGCCGGGGGTCGGCCGCCGGCTCCTTGGTGGCCTATGCCCTGGGCATCACCAACATCGATCCGGTCAGCAACGGGCTGCTGTTCGAGCGCTTCCTCAACCCCGAGCGCAAGTCGATGCCTGACATCGACACCGACTTCTGCATCGAGCGCCGCGGGGAGGTGATCGAGTACGTCACCCAGCGCTACGGCGAGGACAAGGTGGCGCAGATCATCACCTTCAACCGGATGACCTCGAAGGCGGTGCTCAAGGATGTGGCCCGCGTGCTCGACATCCCCTACGGCGATGCCGACCGTCTGGCCAAACTGATTCCCGTGGTGCGGGGCAAGCCCGCCAAACTCAAGGAGATGATCGGCCCCGAGTCGCCGGCACCGGAGTTCCGCGAGAAGTATGAAAACGATGCCCAGGTGCGCCGCTGGGTCGACATGGCCCGGCGCATCGAGGGCACCAACAAGACCTTCGGCGTTCATGCCGCCGGTGTGGTGATCGCGGCTGAACCACTCGATTCACTGGTGCCGCTGCAGCGCAACAACGACGGCCAGGTGATCACCCAGTACTTCATGGAAGACGTGGAGGCGATGGGGCTGCTGAAGATGGACTTCCTCGGCCTCAAGAACCTCACGATGATCGACAAGACCCTCGATCTCGTGGAGCAGTGCAGCGGTGAGCGCCTTGATCCCGACGACCTGCCCCCCTGCGATGACGACACCTTCGCCCTGCTGGCGCGCGGCGACCTGGAGGGCATCTTCCAGCTCGAATCCAGCGGCATGCGCCAGATCGTGCGCGACCTCAAACCCTCCTCGCTGGAGGACATCTCCTCGATCCTGGCCCTCTACCGGCCGGGTCCGCTGGATGCCGGCCTGATCCCGAAATTCATCAACCGCAAGCATGGCCGCGAAGCGATCGATTTCGCCTGCCCGGCCCTGGAGCCGATCCTGAAGGAGACCTACGGGATCATGGTCTACCAGGAGCAGATCATGCGCATTGCCCAGGATCTGGCCGGCTATTCCCTCGGAGAAGCTGATCTGCTGCGGCGGGCGATGGGCAAGAAAAAGGTGTCGGAGATGGAGAAGCACCGCAGCCAGTTCGTGGAGGGAGCCACGGCGCGGGGGGTGAGCGCCGCGGTGGCCGAAGCGCTGTTCGAGCAGATGGTGCTGTTCGCTGAATACTGCTTCAACAAGAGTCACTCCACCGCCTACGGCGCCGTGACCTATCAGACGGCCTACCTCAAGGCCCATTACCCCGTGGCCTACATGGCCGCCCTGCTGACGGTGAATGCCAGCAGCACCGACAAGGTGCAGCGGTACATCGCCAATTGCCAGGCCATGGGCATCGAGGTGATGCCCCCTGATCTCAATGCGTCCGGCATCGATTTCACCCCGAAAGGAGAGAAGATCCTCTTCGGACTCTCGGCGGTGCGCAACCTCGGCGATGGCGCCATTCGCCAGCTGCTGGAGGCCCGCGTCCAGGACGGTCCCTTCGCCTCCCTGGCCGACCTCTGCGACCGGATCCCCACCACGCTGATGAACCGGCGGGCGCTGGAGTCGCTGATCCACTGCGGTGCCCTCGATGGGCTGGAGCCCAGTGCCAACCGCGCCCAGCTGATGGCCGACCTCGATCTGGTGCTCGACTGGGCCAGCTCCCGCGCCAGGGACCGCGCCAGCGGCCAGGGCAACCTGTTCGACCTCTTCGCCAGCTCAGGATCGGACGCCGAAACCCCCGGTGTCGTATCGGCCCCGGCCCTTCAGAGCACCGCGCCGAAGGCGGCCCCGGTGGCCGACTATCCCCCCAAGGAGAAACTGCGCCTGGAGAAGGACCTGGTGGGCTTTTACCTCTCGGATCACCCCCTGCGCCAGCTGGCACGGCCGATCCGGATGCTCTCGCCGATCAGTCTCGGGCGGCTGGAGGAGCAGGCCGACAAGGCTCGCGTCAGTGTGGTGGCGATGCTGCCGGAGGTGCGCCAGGTGACCACCCGCAAGGGCGATCGCATGGCCGTGCTGCAGCTCGAGGACCTCAGCGGCAGCGCCGAGTGCGTGGTGTTTCCCAAGGCCTACGCCCGCCTCAGCGACCACCTGATGGTGGATGCGCGGCTGATGATCTGGGGATCGGTGGACCGCCGAGACGATCGGGTGCAGCTGATCCTGGATGATTGCCGCGCCATCGACGACCTCGATGTGCTGCTGGTGGAGCTGATGGCGGATCAGGCCAGTGACATCACCGTGCAGCACCGCCTGAGGGAGTGCCTGGTGCGGCACAGGCCGGAGCAGGAGGAGGCCGGTGTGCGGGTGCCGGTGGTGGCGAAGGTGCAGCTTCATGACGAAGCCCGTTACGTGCGCCTCGGCCACCAGTTCTGCGTGCGCGACGGCGCCGCGGCCCTGAACACCCTCACCGAAGCGGCCTTCACCGCCAGGCTGCACTCGGCGCTGCAGAACGCCTGA